A stretch of the Panicum virgatum strain AP13 chromosome 9N, P.virgatum_v5, whole genome shotgun sequence genome encodes the following:
- the LOC120690003 gene encoding protein transport protein Sec61 subunit alpha-like — MAGGFRVLHLVRPFLAFLPEVQSADRKIPFRERVIYTVISLFIFLVCSQLPLYGIHSTTGADPFYWMRVILASNRGTVMELGITPIVTSGMVMQLLVGSKIIEVDNSVREDRALLNGAQKLLGILIAIGEAVAYVLSGMYGSVSQLGTGNAILIILQLFFAGIIVICLDELLQKGYGLGSGISLFIATNICENIIWKAFSPTTINSGRGAEFEGAVIALFHLLITRTDKVRALREAFYRQNLPNVTNLLATVLVFLIVIYFQGFRVVLPVRSKNARGQQGSYPIKLFYTSNMPIILHSALITNLYFISQLLYRKYSGNFLVDLLGKWKESEYSGHSVPVGGLAYYVTAPSSLADVLANPFHALFYVVFMLSACALFSKTWIEVSGSSAKDVAKQLKEQQMVMPGHRESNLQKELNRYIPTAAAFGGVCIGALTVLADFMGAIGSGTGILLAVTIIYQYFETFEKERATELGFFGF, encoded by the exons ATGGCTGGCGGGTTTCGAGTACTGCATCTTGTCAGGCCCTTTCTGGCTTTCTTGCCAGAAGTTCAGAGTGCTGATAGGAAAATACCATTCAGAGAGAGAGTGATCTACACGgtcatttctctcttcattTTCTTGGTCTGCAGCCAGCTCCCACTCTATGGCATTCATTCTACTACTGGGGCCGACCCTTTCTACTGGATGCGTGTTATTCTTGCATCAAACCGTGGTACTGTTATGGAGCTGGGTATCACTCCAATTGTGACATCTGGGATGGTGATGCAACTTCTAGTGGGATCAAAGATTATTGAAGTTGACAACAGTGTGAGGGAGGATCGTGCTCTGCT AAATGGTGCACAGAAGTTGCTTGGTATCCTCATTGCAATTGGAGAAGCTGTGGCATATGTTCTCTCTGGAATGTATGGCAGTGTGAGCCAACTTGGAACTGGGAATGCTATTCTCATTATACTTCAGCTTTTCTTTGCTGGCATCATTGTCATCTGTCTGGATGAACTCCTACAGAAAGGCTATGGCTTGGGTTCTGGTATCTCTCTGTTCATTGCTACTAATATCTG TGAGAACATCATCTGGAAGGCATTTAGCCCAACAACCATCAACAGTGGGCGTGGTGCTGAATTTGAAGGGGCTGTCATTGCTTTGTTCCATCTTTTGATTACTCGAACTGATAAAGTCCGTGCTCTACGGGAGGCTTTCTATCGTCAGAATCTTCCAAATGTGACCAATTTACTTGCTACTGTCTTGGTCTTCCTCATAGTTATCTACTTCCAAGGCTTCCGTGTTGTGCTTCCAGTGAGATCAAAGAATGCTCGTGGTCAACAAGGCTCATACCCAATCAAGCTATTCTACACTTCCAACATGCCTATCATTCTGCACTCTGCACTGATTACCAACCTCTATTTCATATCCCAG CTTCTCTACAGGAAGTACAGTGGAAATTTCCTTGTTGACCTTCTTGGGAAATGGAAGGAATCTGAATACTCTGGCCATTCTGTTCCTGTTGGTGGTCTTGCTTACTATGTTACTGCACCATCAAG CTTGGCTGATGTTCTGGCAAATCCATTCCATGCATTGTTCTATGTGGTCTTCATGCTGTCAGCTTGTGCTCTCTTCTCAAAGACATGGATTGAAGTTTCTGGTTCATCAGCAAAGGATGTTGCTAAGCAGCTGAAG GAACAACAAATGGTGATGCCAGGCCATCGTGAGTCAAACCTGCAGAAGGAACTGAACAGATAcatccccactgctgctgcaTTTGGTGGAGTATGCATTGGTGCATTGACTGTTCTAGCTGATTTCATGGGCGCAATTGGCTCAGGAACGGGTATTCTGCTTGCTGTCACCATCATATACCAGTACTTTGAGACATTCGAGAAGGAAAGGGCAACCGAGCTTGGTTTCTTTGGTTTCTAA